The following proteins come from a genomic window of Pirellula staleyi DSM 6068:
- a CDS encoding biotin/lipoate A/B protein ligase family protein: MFRLLIDPPQSGRWNMSLDEQLLVSAAEGVATVRLYQWSEPTLSLGYFQSLAERDMHTASRHCAIVRRASGGGAILHDRELTYSIAVPVRNRFSTYATHLYDAAHDTLVDTLAEWQISAEKCLIPDDSHPQPFLCFERRASGDVILDRKKIVGSAQRRNRGAVLQHGSILLARSEFAPELPGIAELARNTGTTHSQQITSEELIARWLPRLTEYLKVELVPGEITAAEKSGAESIAASKFGCSDWLARR; the protein is encoded by the coding sequence ATGTTCCGCCTCCTCATCGATCCACCGCAGTCGGGCCGTTGGAACATGTCGCTTGACGAGCAATTGCTTGTGTCGGCGGCTGAAGGGGTGGCTACGGTTCGGCTCTACCAATGGAGCGAGCCGACACTGTCGCTCGGCTATTTTCAGTCGCTCGCTGAGCGCGACATGCACACCGCTTCACGCCACTGCGCGATCGTTCGTCGGGCTAGTGGCGGGGGAGCCATCTTGCACGACCGCGAACTCACTTACAGCATCGCGGTCCCCGTGCGTAACCGCTTTTCGACCTACGCGACGCATCTCTATGATGCGGCTCACGATACGCTCGTCGACACGCTCGCCGAGTGGCAAATCTCGGCCGAAAAGTGCCTGATTCCTGACGATTCGCATCCCCAGCCGTTTTTGTGTTTCGAGCGCCGCGCAAGTGGCGATGTGATCCTTGATCGCAAAAAAATCGTGGGAAGCGCTCAGCGCCGCAACCGTGGGGCGGTGCTGCAGCACGGTAGCATTTTGCTTGCTCGTTCAGAGTTCGCTCCTGAACTTCCTGGCATCGCCGAACTCGCACGAAATACGGGCACAACCCATTCGCAGCAGATTACTTCCGAGGAATTGATCGCTCGCTGGCTCCCACGACTAACCGAATACTTAAAAGTCGAATTGGTGCCAGGCGAAATCACAGCTGCTGAAAAAAGTGGTGCCGAATCGATTGCCGCCAGCAAGTTCGGCTGTTCCGATTGGCTCGCTCGCCGCTAG
- a CDS encoding type 12 methyltransferase: protein MDVLDVPGGLRQLSLEIAGRTLRITVPADPAAVLDQVASLPADQQPAYDPFWAQIWPSARTMSAWVFEQNFAPQTRMLELGSGLGLVGIAAMAAGLDVTLSDYQPLALELAATSAIDSGFPAPRTLVIDWNKPPAETFPLLLGCEILYDPSLHSILAQTIRQMLAPDGVCWIADPGRITSLGFTEKARACGLEVAYVNRHSQPLTNPAEHQFYLLRITQCR from the coding sequence ATGGACGTGCTTGATGTGCCGGGAGGACTCCGGCAGCTTTCCCTCGAAATTGCTGGTCGCACCCTTCGCATCACGGTACCAGCCGACCCCGCTGCGGTGCTCGATCAGGTCGCTTCGCTACCAGCCGATCAGCAGCCTGCGTACGATCCTTTCTGGGCTCAGATCTGGCCGAGTGCCCGCACGATGTCGGCTTGGGTTTTCGAGCAAAACTTTGCGCCTCAAACACGCATGCTCGAACTGGGGAGTGGTCTCGGACTGGTCGGCATTGCCGCCATGGCAGCAGGGCTCGATGTCACACTTTCCGACTATCAGCCGCTAGCGCTCGAACTCGCCGCCACCAGTGCCATCGACAGTGGTTTTCCCGCTCCGCGCACCCTGGTAATCGACTGGAACAAGCCTCCAGCAGAAACCTTTCCACTCCTTCTCGGGTGCGAGATTCTTTACGATCCCTCGCTCCACAGCATCTTGGCCCAAACCATTCGCCAAATGCTCGCACCGGATGGTGTTTGCTGGATCGCCGACCCTGGCCGTATCACTTCGCTCGGCTTCACCGAGAAAGCCCGTGCCTGTGGCCTCGAAGTCGCCTACGTCAATCGCCACTCCCAACCCCTCACCAATCCTGCGGAGCATCAGTTCTATCTGCTACGCATCACCCAATGTCGGTAG
- a CDS encoding O-antigen ligase family protein — translation MKSRNSPRKITSEPVQPAAAPASSSWAKPQLTDLLRAMVVLSICLTPLVPSEAAMPFGSYAPLAMFWLVLVILFGVSLLVDPRQVIRVSRIELVGVALLGWLTLSTVAAGLAGDARQSLNALWIYFSYAAAYFLVRQWFATPRAGRMLVGVLMASAVLQSGLGEWQFLVSMPRERAMYEKNPEQVLVDSGISTDKNSPQRKLFENRVYSVEPLGSFALTNSLAGLLLPMLVIAAAIAAQQVRRSSPLAMVLTALVVITIAACLLLTKSRTAYLALAASLPLYFLVHWIAGRCTSAKFPSETPTTTAAPSRRNWYLMGGAAATLVLLSVAMLWLGGLDAKVLSEAPKSIAFRLEYWQATSRMIADSPLVGCGPGNFQQTYAAYKLPQASEMIADPHNWLFELASTAGLPAMLLSVLFIALSLQKVLCTRVEPTAANASTSVASTASSSETSTARWIVGGALTSLVAALPLALIAGYPLSFDPLTGLPEVWIVGLPALLLTFVAFGKWTVDGELSSATIITALLALGINLLAAGATTFPGVLLPGVVLLAVAMTQQPVALSSGDVSQGKAAGICAIGLALVVACYFTLYKPVLTARTLELDAEASYRLGQVERASSEYQAAAAADPWSSSHYRSLVQMWTQIASQVELPEEVRVRALDSYDDYSQLLVKTNPGDAIAYQLLAETAIRLYDTTRDKRYLERARKSLADGITHYPASSRMHAQAAWIARLQNDSARATEMADQALQLDTMHNHTEQKLASLRLFDTPLPRVVFSTEEFEQSALELMQKIVGASAPPSGGVNP, via the coding sequence ATGAAATCGCGAAATTCGCCTCGAAAAATAACCAGCGAGCCTGTGCAACCAGCCGCAGCGCCAGCGAGCAGTTCGTGGGCCAAGCCGCAGCTGACCGATCTGCTGCGCGCTATGGTGGTGCTGTCGATCTGCTTAACGCCGCTCGTCCCCAGCGAAGCGGCCATGCCGTTTGGAAGCTATGCGCCGCTGGCGATGTTTTGGCTGGTGCTGGTGATTCTGTTTGGCGTCTCGCTGCTGGTCGACCCGCGACAAGTGATTCGCGTCAGCCGCATCGAACTTGTTGGCGTGGCACTCCTGGGCTGGCTCACCCTAAGCACAGTCGCTGCAGGTTTGGCGGGCGACGCTCGGCAATCGCTGAACGCGCTTTGGATCTACTTCAGTTATGCAGCCGCGTATTTTCTCGTGCGGCAATGGTTCGCGACTCCTCGAGCAGGGCGAATGCTGGTGGGTGTCTTAATGGCGAGCGCTGTGCTTCAGAGTGGGCTCGGAGAGTGGCAGTTCTTAGTGAGCATGCCGCGCGAGCGCGCGATGTATGAGAAGAACCCCGAGCAAGTGCTTGTCGATAGTGGCATCAGCACCGATAAGAATTCGCCGCAGCGAAAGCTCTTTGAAAACCGAGTCTATAGCGTCGAACCGCTGGGGAGCTTTGCTCTCACCAACTCGCTGGCGGGGCTCCTCTTGCCGATGCTGGTGATCGCTGCGGCGATTGCTGCTCAGCAAGTTCGGCGATCGTCGCCACTTGCGATGGTGCTTACCGCCCTGGTGGTCATCACCATCGCAGCCTGCTTGCTCCTTACCAAAAGTCGCACAGCCTACTTAGCGTTAGCCGCTAGCCTCCCTCTCTATTTTCTCGTGCACTGGATTGCGGGGCGTTGCACTTCGGCAAAGTTTCCGAGCGAAACGCCCACGACCACAGCTGCGCCTTCACGCCGTAATTGGTACCTGATGGGTGGCGCTGCTGCGACCCTTGTGCTCCTCAGCGTGGCGATGCTCTGGCTTGGTGGACTCGATGCCAAAGTGCTCAGCGAAGCTCCCAAGTCGATTGCCTTTCGCCTGGAGTACTGGCAGGCAACTTCGCGTATGATCGCCGACTCGCCACTTGTCGGTTGTGGGCCTGGAAACTTCCAGCAGACGTATGCGGCGTACAAGCTGCCGCAGGCGAGTGAAATGATCGCCGATCCTCACAACTGGCTCTTCGAACTCGCCTCCACAGCCGGACTTCCGGCGATGTTACTTTCGGTCCTGTTCATCGCTTTGTCGCTTCAAAAAGTGCTCTGTACGCGTGTGGAGCCGACAGCTGCTAACGCTTCGACATCAGTCGCTTCGACAGCGAGCAGTTCCGAAACATCCACGGCTCGCTGGATCGTAGGGGGGGCTTTGACCTCGCTTGTGGCAGCATTGCCTCTAGCACTGATTGCCGGCTATCCGCTTTCGTTCGATCCCCTCACAGGGCTTCCCGAAGTCTGGATCGTTGGACTCCCTGCATTGCTGCTGACCTTCGTCGCCTTTGGGAAATGGACGGTGGATGGCGAACTTTCCAGCGCCACGATCATCACGGCCCTCTTGGCCCTCGGCATCAATCTACTGGCGGCTGGTGCCACTACCTTTCCGGGCGTTCTGTTACCGGGAGTCGTTTTGCTGGCCGTCGCCATGACGCAGCAGCCAGTGGCACTCTCCAGCGGGGATGTTTCGCAAGGGAAAGCGGCTGGCATTTGTGCCATCGGCTTGGCCCTGGTTGTGGCCTGCTATTTCACTCTCTATAAGCCGGTCCTGACAGCTCGCACGCTCGAACTCGATGCCGAAGCGAGCTACCGCCTCGGACAGGTCGAGCGGGCCTCCAGCGAGTACCAAGCTGCCGCCGCCGCCGATCCTTGGTCCTCGTCGCACTATCGATCGCTCGTGCAGATGTGGACTCAAATTGCGTCGCAAGTGGAGTTGCCCGAGGAAGTTCGAGTGCGGGCGCTTGATTCCTACGATGATTACAGCCAATTGCTTGTAAAAACGAACCCCGGCGATGCGATTGCGTATCAGCTACTGGCGGAAACGGCGATTCGTTTGTACGACACTACGCGCGACAAACGCTATCTCGAGCGGGCTCGTAAATCACTTGCTGACGGGATCACGCACTACCCCGCAAGTTCTCGCATGCATGCTCAGGCCGCTTGGATTGCGCGGCTGCAAAACGACAGCGCCCGTGCGACTGAAATGGCCGACCAGGCTCTTCAGCTCGATACCATGCATAATCACACCGAACAGAAACTCGCTTCGCTCCGACTATTTGATACGCCACTTCCTCGCGTGGTATTTTCGACGGAAGAGTTTGAGCAGTCGGCGCTCGAGTTGATGCAAAAAATCGTCGGTGCTTCGGCACCACCGTCAGGAGGAGTCAACCCATGA
- the proS gene encoding proline--tRNA ligase, whose translation MAKTAISPTREEDYPEWYQQVIRAADLAEVSPVRGCMVIKPWGWSIWENVQKVLDGMFKATGHENAYFPLFIPMSFLEKEAEHVDGFAKECAVVTHHRLEPGKDGKLVPAGPLEEPLIVRPTSETIIGSMYAKWVQSYRDLPILINQWANVVRWELRTRLFLRTTEFLWQEGHTAHATEEEAREETSKMLEVYADFAENFMAMPVIKGEKTAGERFPGAVQTLSIEAMMQDRKALQAGTSHFLGQNFAKAQEIKFQDQHGKECFAWTTSWGVSTRLIGALIMTHSDDDGLIIPPKLAPKHIVLLPIYRNDEERTAVLAYVKSLKVELESQKYSGESIRVMIDDRDLRGGEKNWQHVKKGVPLRAEIGPKDIAKNGVFLARRDTGEKVGVGREDLVATIADRLDAIQKNLFDRALAYREEHTRNVDSLDDLIAWFTPKNTAEDKAEIHGGFAMCHLVDEPAVDELLKKHRLTVRCIPLAGAVDEGTCIVTGKPVTKRVVVAKSY comes from the coding sequence ATGGCCAAGACAGCAATCAGCCCCACGCGAGAAGAAGATTATCCCGAGTGGTATCAGCAAGTGATCCGGGCAGCCGATCTGGCCGAAGTCTCGCCAGTACGCGGCTGTATGGTGATCAAGCCTTGGGGCTGGTCGATCTGGGAAAACGTTCAAAAAGTGCTCGATGGGATGTTTAAGGCCACTGGTCACGAAAACGCTTACTTCCCGCTCTTTATCCCGATGAGCTTCCTCGAGAAAGAGGCTGAGCACGTCGATGGTTTCGCGAAAGAGTGCGCTGTCGTCACGCACCATCGTCTCGAGCCGGGCAAAGATGGCAAACTGGTTCCCGCTGGTCCGCTCGAAGAGCCTCTGATCGTCCGCCCCACCAGTGAAACGATCATCGGTTCGATGTATGCCAAATGGGTGCAGTCGTATCGCGATCTGCCAATCCTGATCAACCAATGGGCCAACGTTGTCCGCTGGGAACTACGTACGCGCTTGTTCCTCCGCACGACGGAGTTCTTGTGGCAAGAAGGGCACACCGCGCACGCCACCGAAGAAGAAGCACGCGAAGAAACGTCCAAGATGCTCGAGGTCTACGCCGACTTCGCCGAGAACTTCATGGCGATGCCCGTCATCAAGGGCGAAAAGACCGCAGGCGAGCGTTTCCCCGGCGCGGTGCAAACCCTATCGATCGAAGCAATGATGCAAGATCGCAAGGCACTGCAGGCCGGAACGTCGCACTTTCTCGGTCAGAATTTTGCCAAAGCGCAAGAGATCAAGTTCCAGGATCAGCATGGCAAAGAATGCTTTGCTTGGACTACTTCCTGGGGCGTTTCGACACGTCTGATCGGCGCGCTGATCATGACCCATAGCGACGACGATGGACTCATCATTCCACCGAAGCTCGCCCCCAAACACATCGTGCTGCTGCCAATCTATCGCAACGACGAAGAGCGAACTGCGGTACTGGCTTATGTGAAAAGCCTCAAGGTGGAACTTGAATCGCAAAAGTATTCCGGCGAATCGATTCGCGTGATGATCGACGATCGTGACCTGCGTGGTGGCGAGAAGAACTGGCAGCACGTGAAAAAAGGTGTTCCGCTGCGTGCTGAAATCGGACCCAAGGATATCGCCAAAAACGGCGTGTTCCTCGCCCGTCGCGATACGGGGGAGAAGGTCGGCGTTGGTCGCGAAGATCTCGTGGCAACGATTGCCGATCGCCTCGACGCGATTCAAAAGAACCTGTTTGATCGCGCTCTAGCCTATCGCGAAGAGCACACGCGCAATGTCGATTCGCTCGACGATCTGATTGCCTGGTTCACTCCCAAAAACACGGCGGAAGACAAAGCCGAGATCCACGGCGGCTTTGCGATGTGTCACTTGGTCGATGAGCCTGCTGTCGATGAGCTACTCAAAAAGCATCGCCTTACGGTCCGCTGCATTCCACTCGCTGGTGCTGTCGACGAAGGAACTTGCATCGTTACCGGCAAGCCAGTGACCAAACGTGTCGTCGTGGCGAAGTCGTACTAA
- the gcvPB gene encoding aminomethyl-transferring glycine dehydrogenase subunit GcvPB: MRNTKSTQLIFDLSKKGRRAARFPAADVPVAPAREWLPAAQLATTPPPLPEVAEPEVIRHFTNLSTLNMSVDTHFYPLGSCTMKHNPKRNERFASLPGFADVHPHQSEETIQGYLELLHELQHMFGEISGLPAVSLQPAAGAHGELTALMVAAAYFRENKMNRTKVLAPDSAHGTNPASAKMAGFESVTVKSNASGYVDMEDLKSKLDDEIAVFMITNPNTLGMFDSQVPEIARLVHERGGLIYLDGANMNAILGITRPGDFGADMMHYNPHKTFSGPHGGGGPGAGPICVAEKLRPFLPVPTVEKVDGKYTLVYDNPRSIGRVRSFFGNVGVLVRAYSYIRTHGPDGLKSASENAVLNANYLLSKIKHIFPVPQGDRCMHEFVASAADLKKKTGISAMDIAKRLLDYGMHAPTVYFPLVVPEAMMIEPTESESKETLDYFAEVLFRITEEPADLLHEAPHTTLVSRPNEVQAARSPQMQWKLEPAAK; this comes from the coding sequence ATGCGTAACACTAAATCAACTCAACTGATTTTCGATCTCTCGAAGAAGGGGCGTCGCGCGGCCCGTTTTCCCGCCGCTGATGTTCCTGTTGCACCCGCGCGTGAGTGGCTTCCCGCCGCTCAGCTGGCCACAACTCCGCCACCACTTCCCGAAGTAGCCGAGCCTGAAGTGATTCGTCACTTCACCAACTTGTCGACCCTCAACATGAGTGTCGATACGCACTTCTATCCGCTCGGCAGTTGCACGATGAAGCACAACCCGAAGCGCAATGAGCGTTTTGCCTCGCTCCCTGGCTTTGCCGATGTTCATCCGCACCAGAGCGAAGAGACCATTCAGGGCTACCTCGAACTGCTGCACGAACTGCAGCACATGTTCGGCGAGATTTCGGGGCTCCCCGCTGTTTCGCTCCAGCCAGCTGCGGGCGCTCACGGCGAACTCACCGCTTTGATGGTTGCTGCCGCCTATTTCCGTGAAAACAAGATGAACCGCACCAAGGTTCTCGCCCCCGATAGTGCCCACGGCACCAATCCGGCGAGCGCCAAAATGGCCGGCTTTGAGTCGGTGACGGTGAAGAGCAACGCCAGTGGCTATGTCGATATGGAAGATCTGAAGAGCAAGCTCGACGACGAGATTGCCGTGTTCATGATCACCAACCCGAACACGCTGGGCATGTTCGATTCCCAGGTTCCTGAAATTGCACGTCTGGTGCACGAACGTGGTGGTCTGATCTACCTCGACGGCGCGAATATGAACGCCATTCTCGGCATCACGCGTCCCGGTGATTTCGGCGCCGACATGATGCACTACAACCCCCACAAGACCTTCAGCGGTCCTCACGGTGGTGGTGGCCCTGGCGCTGGTCCGATCTGCGTGGCGGAAAAGCTCCGCCCGTTCTTGCCTGTCCCGACGGTCGAGAAGGTCGATGGCAAATACACGCTGGTCTACGACAATCCTCGCTCGATTGGCCGCGTCCGCAGCTTCTTCGGAAACGTCGGCGTGCTGGTGCGTGCTTACTCGTACATCCGCACGCATGGCCCCGATGGTCTGAAATCGGCTTCGGAAAATGCAGTCCTCAACGCCAACTACTTGCTCAGCAAGATCAAGCACATCTTCCCGGTTCCGCAGGGAGATCGCTGCATGCACGAGTTCGTTGCTTCAGCAGCCGATCTGAAAAAGAAGACCGGTATTTCCGCGATGGATATTGCCAAACGTCTGCTCGACTATGGCATGCATGCCCCCACGGTTTACTTTCCGCTGGTGGTGCCTGAAGCGATGATGATCGAGCCGACCGAAAGCGAAAGCAAAGAGACGCTCGACTATTTTGCAGAGGTGCTGTTCCGCATTACGGAAGAGCCAGCCGATCTGCTGCACGAAGCGCCGCACACCACTTTGGTGAGCCGCCCGAACGAAGTGCAAGCCGCTCGCTCGCCGCAAATGCAGTGGAAACTCGAGCCCGCTGCCAAGTAA
- a CDS encoding DUF4416 family protein, whose translation MGNVLPTADALLVAAIFSRDLGAIDWAKARLTSEWGAIALASPLYDHEETRFYEKTMGPGLKKCFVAMERLIDPATLPSCKIASNTWEEEGAKLLASGVARPVNIDPGYITEAKLVLATTKDRDHRIYLSQGIFAEVTLHFQAGKWQPRPWTYPDYQRADYHEFFSQCRDYLRSQKIRQRSPD comes from the coding sequence ATGGGAAACGTTCTGCCAACAGCCGACGCTCTGCTCGTCGCGGCGATTTTTAGCCGCGATCTAGGGGCGATCGATTGGGCCAAAGCGCGCCTCACTTCGGAGTGGGGCGCAATTGCGCTGGCGAGTCCTCTCTACGACCACGAAGAGACTCGCTTCTACGAAAAAACGATGGGCCCAGGGCTCAAGAAGTGTTTTGTCGCGATGGAGCGGCTGATTGATCCCGCGACCCTTCCCAGCTGTAAAATCGCTTCCAATACGTGGGAAGAGGAGGGGGCCAAGCTGCTCGCAAGTGGCGTCGCGCGGCCCGTGAATATCGACCCGGGCTATATCACCGAAGCCAAGCTGGTTTTGGCGACCACAAAGGATCGCGACCACCGGATTTACTTATCGCAGGGGATTTTCGCCGAGGTGACGCTCCATTTTCAGGCAGGAAAATGGCAGCCGCGGCCTTGGACCTACCCCGATTATCAGCGGGCTGATTATCATGAATTCTTCAGCCAATGTCGTGACTACTTGCGCTCGCAGAAGATTCGCCAGCGATCGCCCGACTAG
- a CDS encoding MraY family glycosyltransferase, translating into MQDLSSLGMFIVASIVPSLVVAWLATYLMRSLAPRMGLIDKPNHRKVHTTPTPMGGGVAVWAGVIGVFLLGTLVLLAIDPQSPPTFVPDFAKAHLAGISSQIKDLWLLLTAATILAALGLADDLRGLAWQLRLAIQFVVAVTVVTLVPELRITAFLELPPLTIALSVLWIVALVNSFNMLDNMDGLSAGVGTIASLMLAAVLLFAPDVGSQGPQLFVSGLLLVLAGALIGFLLHNRPPAKIFMGDAGSYFLGFVIAAATLLASYAGYKGEKAHAIFAPLCVMAVPLYDMSTVILIRLRRGLSPFHPDKNHFSHRLVELGFTKPQAVLMVYLVSFTCGLGALLLPRVDEVGAAIVLLLEASLLVLVGLLEWVARRTIAQD; encoded by the coding sequence ATGCAAGATTTGTCGTCGCTCGGAATGTTCATTGTCGCTTCGATTGTGCCCAGTCTCGTCGTGGCGTGGTTGGCAACCTATTTGATGCGATCCCTCGCGCCGCGCATGGGGCTCATCGATAAACCCAATCATCGCAAAGTGCACACGACTCCCACACCGATGGGAGGTGGCGTTGCCGTGTGGGCCGGTGTGATAGGCGTGTTCCTGCTAGGGACCCTTGTGCTGCTGGCGATCGACCCTCAATCGCCACCAACGTTTGTGCCCGATTTTGCCAAGGCACATCTCGCGGGGATTTCCTCGCAGATCAAGGATTTGTGGCTGCTGCTGACAGCCGCCACGATCCTCGCAGCTCTCGGGCTGGCGGACGACTTACGCGGACTCGCCTGGCAACTTCGCCTTGCTATTCAGTTTGTCGTCGCCGTCACGGTGGTGACCTTGGTCCCCGAACTTCGAATCACCGCTTTTCTCGAGCTTCCACCGCTCACCATCGCGCTGAGTGTTCTCTGGATCGTGGCGCTCGTGAACTCTTTTAACATGCTCGACAACATGGATGGTCTGTCGGCAGGTGTCGGAACGATTGCCTCGCTGATGCTCGCAGCAGTGCTCCTCTTTGCACCCGATGTGGGATCACAAGGTCCGCAGCTGTTTGTCTCGGGACTGCTGCTGGTACTCGCCGGCGCGCTGATTGGTTTTCTTTTGCACAACCGGCCTCCCGCCAAAATCTTTATGGGAGATGCCGGGAGCTACTTCCTCGGCTTCGTGATTGCAGCGGCAACATTGCTCGCCAGTTACGCGGGTTACAAAGGTGAAAAAGCTCACGCGATTTTTGCGCCACTGTGTGTGATGGCCGTCCCGCTCTACGACATGTCGACCGTTATTCTGATTCGCTTGCGTCGTGGACTCTCGCCGTTTCATCCCGACAAGAATCACTTTTCGCATCGGTTGGTCGAACTCGGTTTCACCAAACCTCAAGCGGTTTTGATGGTCTATCTGGTATCGTTCACGTGTGGTCTCGGCGCACTGCTGTTGCCGCGCGTGGATGAAGTGGGGGCTGCAATCGTCCTTCTTCTCGAAGCATCGCTGCTGGTGCTGGTGGGACTTCTCGAGTGGGTAGCGCGACGCACGATCGCTCAGGATTAA
- a CDS encoding DUF1559 domain-containing protein translates to MFSSSMRRGRSAFTLVELLVVIAIIGVLVALLLPAVQAAREAARRMQCVNNLKQIVLASHNHHDTFGFFPAGRFGCDGSGTPCNGMSATSVNRGGASGFVYLLPYLEQDNIYKSLGTAEANVPWPTTDNATWRTFNKVGLESRQNAFSCPSNTAQPFLANTGSGVTLNASVGSYALVSGSNGPSQGIGNSVKFDNNGLFVYFNKRTMGDITDGTSNTLAVGEVRDGHLGNNPNIWSVAGRHSHSLRTTENPINTPPGTGILYTTLNGAFLSRHPNGANFGLADGSVRFIQQNINITAYRNLSTIRGGEPTSLE, encoded by the coding sequence ATGTTTTCATCGTCTATGCGCCGAGGTCGATCGGCGTTTACGCTGGTCGAACTCCTAGTAGTCATCGCAATCATCGGCGTCCTTGTAGCCCTACTCTTGCCAGCCGTCCAAGCTGCCCGTGAAGCCGCTCGCCGGATGCAGTGCGTTAACAACCTCAAGCAAATCGTGTTGGCTTCGCACAACCATCACGACACGTTTGGCTTTTTTCCCGCTGGGCGCTTTGGCTGCGACGGTTCCGGCACCCCCTGCAACGGGATGTCGGCAACGAGCGTCAACCGTGGTGGGGCCAGTGGATTCGTTTATCTGCTCCCCTATCTCGAGCAAGACAATATCTACAAGTCGCTCGGTACGGCTGAAGCAAACGTACCTTGGCCGACCACCGACAACGCAACTTGGCGAACCTTCAACAAGGTCGGCCTGGAGTCGCGGCAGAATGCTTTCTCTTGCCCGTCGAATACGGCCCAGCCATTTTTGGCGAACACCGGATCGGGTGTTACGCTCAACGCGAGTGTTGGCAGTTACGCTCTGGTCAGTGGCTCCAACGGGCCGAGCCAAGGGATTGGCAACTCCGTGAAGTTCGACAACAACGGTCTCTTCGTCTACTTCAACAAAAGGACGATGGGGGATATCACCGATGGCACCAGCAACACACTGGCTGTTGGGGAAGTTCGTGACGGCCACTTGGGAAACAACCCTAACATTTGGAGTGTCGCCGGTCGCCATTCGCACAGCTTGCGAACGACAGAAAACCCCATCAACACGCCACCAGGGACCGGAATTCTGTACACGACCCTCAACGGTGCGTTCCTGAGCCGACACCCCAATGGAGCCAACTTCGGTCTGGCCGACGGTAGCGTTCGCTTCATCCAGCAGAACATTAACATCACGGCGTACCGGAATCTCTCAACCATCCGAGGTGGTGAACCCACCTCCCTCGAGTAA